A window from Oncorhynchus mykiss isolate Arlee chromosome 9, USDA_OmykA_1.1, whole genome shotgun sequence encodes these proteins:
- the LOC110532143 gene encoding probable G-protein coupled receptor 173, with the protein MANGNESSEGLGGPMAAVVATTGGMAVGGPSSVVSTYIKLVLLGLIICISLVGNLVVSLLVLRDRALHKAPYYFLLDLCLADTIRSAVCFPFVLVSIKNGSAWTYSVLSCKVVAFMAVLFCFHAAFMLFCISVTRYMAIAHHRFYSKRMTFWTCVAVVCMVWTLSVAMAFPPVFDVGTYKFIREEDQCIFEHRYFKANDTLGFMLMLAVLILATHVVYMKLLLFEYKHRKMKPVQMVPAISQNWTFHGPGATGQAAANWIAGFGRGPMPPTLLGIRQNLHNQNRRLLGMEEFKAEKQLGRMFYVITLLFLVLWSPYIVACYWRVFVKACTIPHRYLSTTVWMSFAQAGVNPIVCFFLNKDLKKGLLAHLPACCRTKPHLPREPYFVM; encoded by the coding sequence ATGGCCAATGGCAACGAGAGCAGCGAGGGGCTTGGCGGTCCCATGGCTGCAGTGGTGGCCACGACGGGAGGAATGGCAGTCGGGGGCCCATCGTCGGTCGTGTCCACATACATCAAACTGGTCCTACTGGGTCTGATCATCTGCATCAGCCTGGTGGGCAACCTGGTGGTGTCTCTGCTGGTCCTCAGGGACCGGGCCCTGCACAAAGCCCCCTACTACTTCCTGTTGGACCTGTGCCTGGCCGACACCATCCGGTCGGCTGTCTGCTTCCCCTTCGTGCTGGTGTCCATTAAGAACGGCTCGGCCTGGACCTACAGCGTGCTCAGCTGCAAGGTGGTGGCCTTCATGGCCGTGCTCTTCTGCTTCCATGCCGCCTTCATGCTCTTTTGCATCAGCGTGACACGTTACATGGCCATCGCCCACCACCGCTTCTACTCCAAGCGCATGACCTTCTGGACGTGCGTGGCAGTGGTGTGCATGGTGTGGACGCTGTCAGTGGCCATGGCCTTCCCACCCGTCTTCGATGTGGGCACCTACAAGTTCATCCGCGAGGAGGACCAGTGCATCTTCGAGCACCGCTACTTTAAGGCAAACGACACACTGGGCTTTATGCTGATGCTGGCAGTGCTGATCTTGGCCACGCACGTGGTCTACATGAAGCTGCTGCTCTTCGAGTACAAGCACCGCAAGATGAAGCCTGTCCAGATGGTGCCAGCCATCAGCCAAAACTGGACCTTCCACGGGCCCGGCGCTACCGGCCAGGCAGCAGCCAACTGGATCGCAGGCTTTGGCCGGGGCCCCATGCCACCCACCCTGCTGGGCATCCGGCAGAACTTGCACAACCAGAACCGGCGCCTGCTGGGCATGGAGGAGTTCAAGGCAGAAAAGCAGCTTGGCAGGATGTTCTATGTGATCACCCTGTTGTTCCTGGTGCTGTGGTCGCCCTACATAGTGGCCTGCTACTGGCGGGTGTTTGTCAAGGCCTGCACCATACCGCACCGATACCTCTCCACCACCGTATGGATGAGCTTTGCCCAGGCAGGGGTCAACCCCATCGTCTGCTTCTTCCTCAACAAGGACCTGAAGAAGGGGCTCCTGGCCCACCTGCCAGCCTGCTGTAGGACTAAACCTCATCTGCCCCGAGAGCCTTACTTTGTCATGTGA